A genomic stretch from Sulfurimonas sediminis includes:
- the napA gene encoding nitrate reductase catalytic subunit NapA gives MSLSRREFLKSSAAASAAAAIGMSVPAELNAAAAKAENNWRWDKAACRFCGTGCGIMLATTGDGKERKIVAVKGDPAAPVNRGLNCIKGYFNAKIMYGADRLTQPLLRVNDKGEFDKKGKFAPVSWKRAYDEMEKNIRKALKEKGPEGVAVFASGQYTIMEGYAAQKMMKGGFRSNAIDPNARHCMASAVVGFYQTFGIDEPSGCYDDIELTDTIVTWGSNMAEMHPILWSRVTDRKLSDPERVKVVNIQTYTHRTCDLGDFNIIFRPNTDLALWNYLAREIVYNHPEAIDWDFIKKNIIFAAGPVNIGYGFRRAGEKSVTPVRPDGSAGKYDAKEMEIYNKEMSKVVSELEGPALEPYGYKAGDTMKNTAGTLKHWEISFEEYKKSLEPYTLEYTAKLCKGDPEESLDSFKKKLQDLAALYIEKDRKVVSFWTMGMNQHTRGTWDNTLSYNVHFMLNKQARPGSGAFSLTGQPSACGTAREVGTFAHRLPADMMVKNPKHRAITEKGWHIPAGTLNPVGNQHIMKIHRDIEDGVVKFAWVNVCNAYQDSANAKHWIKAAREMDNFIVTSDGYPGISAMVSDLILPSAMIYEKWGAYGNAERRSQHWRQQVLPVGDAMSDTWQWVELSKRFTVDDLWGPYTLRNGKKLADVREKAYAMGYKPDTTMYEILFGNERAKKNYPLALDQFPQKGYDNSECLGDARNVVGSDGKVFKGYGFMIHQYLWEEYASFGRGHGHDLADFVTYHKVRGLKWPVVNGKETAWRFNVKFDPYAAKHAKENGRGSEFAFYGPLAKALPAGNLTGVIDKKKKPLTDKAKIFARPYMDPPEMPDENYDLWLCTGRVLEHWHSGTMTMRVPELYRAVPEALVYMNPKTAEERGLKDNDLCWVESRRGRVRARVETRGRNRPPKPLVFVPWFDERVFINKVTLDQTCPMSKQTDFKKCAVKIYKA, from the coding sequence ATGTCACTTTCAAGAAGAGAATTTCTTAAAAGTTCAGCGGCAGCTTCTGCAGCAGCGGCTATCGGTATGAGTGTACCGGCAGAACTGAATGCAGCAGCAGCGAAAGCTGAAAATAATTGGAGATGGGACAAGGCAGCTTGTCGTTTCTGTGGTACCGGTTGCGGAATTATGCTTGCAACTACGGGAGATGGTAAAGAGAGAAAAATTGTTGCGGTAAAAGGGGATCCTGCTGCACCGGTTAACCGTGGTCTTAATTGTATTAAAGGTTACTTTAATGCGAAAATTATGTATGGTGCGGACAGACTGACACAGCCGCTTCTTCGTGTAAACGACAAAGGCGAATTTGACAAAAAAGGAAAGTTTGCACCGGTTTCATGGAAACGAGCGTATGATGAGATGGAAAAAAACATCAGAAAAGCACTCAAAGAAAAAGGACCTGAAGGGGTCGCTGTATTTGCTTCGGGTCAATATACGATTATGGAAGGATATGCTGCACAAAAGATGATGAAAGGCGGATTCCGATCCAATGCGATTGACCCGAATGCCCGTCACTGTATGGCATCTGCGGTTGTCGGATTTTACCAGACATTCGGTATAGATGAGCCGTCTGGATGTTATGATGATATCGAACTGACAGACACCATTGTAACCTGGGGTTCAAACATGGCGGAGATGCACCCGATTTTGTGGTCTCGTGTAACAGACAGAAAACTTTCAGATCCTGAACGTGTAAAAGTTGTCAATATTCAGACATATACACACCGTACCTGCGATTTGGGTGACTTTAACATCATCTTTAGACCAAATACCGACCTTGCATTATGGAACTATCTTGCTCGTGAGATTGTGTACAATCATCCAGAAGCCATTGATTGGGATTTCATCAAGAAAAATATTATTTTTGCAGCGGGTCCTGTAAATATCGGATACGGTTTCAGACGTGCAGGTGAAAAATCTGTTACTCCGGTAAGACCTGACGGCAGTGCCGGAAAATATGATGCAAAAGAGATGGAAATATACAATAAAGAGATGAGTAAGGTTGTCTCAGAACTCGAAGGTCCTGCACTGGAGCCATATGGTTACAAAGCCGGTGACACTATGAAAAACACTGCCGGTACTTTAAAACACTGGGAAATTTCTTTTGAAGAGTATAAAAAATCTTTAGAACCATATACACTGGAATATACGGCAAAACTTTGTAAGGGTGATCCTGAAGAATCACTTGACAGCTTTAAGAAAAAGTTGCAGGATCTGGCAGCGCTTTACATTGAAAAAGACAGAAAAGTTGTCAGTTTCTGGACAATGGGTATGAATCAACATACACGTGGAACATGGGATAATACACTTTCATACAATGTTCACTTTATGTTAAACAAACAGGCACGCCCTGGTTCGGGAGCATTCTCATTGACAGGTCAGCCTTCAGCCTGTGGTACGGCTCGTGAAGTCGGTACGTTTGCACACAGACTGCCTGCAGATATGATGGTAAAAAATCCAAAACACAGAGCGATTACAGAAAAAGGCTGGCACATTCCTGCAGGTACACTAAACCCTGTCGGTAATCAGCATATTATGAAAATCCACAGAGATATTGAAGACGGTGTTGTAAAATTTGCATGGGTCAACGTATGTAATGCGTATCAAGATTCTGCCAATGCAAAACACTGGATTAAAGCGGCTCGTGAGATGGATAACTTCATCGTAACCTCAGACGGATATCCGGGAATTTCTGCAATGGTATCTGATTTGATTTTACCATCTGCGATGATTTATGAAAAATGGGGCGCATACGGAAATGCAGAACGCCGTTCACAGCACTGGAGACAACAGGTTCTTCCTGTAGGTGATGCGATGAGTGATACCTGGCAGTGGGTAGAGCTTTCAAAAAGATTTACCGTAGATGATTTGTGGGGACCTTATACACTGAGAAACGGGAAAAAACTTGCTGATGTAAGAGAAAAAGCCTATGCAATGGGGTATAAACCAGATACAACTATGTATGAAATTCTTTTTGGAAATGAAAGAGCGAAGAAAAACTATCCATTGGCATTGGATCAGTTCCCTCAAAAAGGGTATGACAATTCCGAATGTCTCGGTGATGCAAGAAATGTTGTCGGAAGTGACGGTAAAGTTTTCAAAGGCTACGGCTTTATGATTCACCAGTACCTTTGGGAGGAGTATGCATCATTTGGTCGTGGACATGGTCATGACTTGGCAGATTTTGTTACCTACCACAAAGTTCGTGGTCTTAAATGGCCTGTAGTTAACGGTAAAGAGACTGCATGGAGGTTTAATGTCAAATTTGATCCGTATGCAGCCAAACATGCCAAAGAAAACGGTAGAGGCAGTGAATTTGCATTCTATGGTCCACTTGCCAAAGCATTACCGGCAGGTAATTTAACCGGTGTTATAGACAAAAAGAAAAAACCATTGACAGACAAAGCAAAAATCTTTGCTCGTCCGTATATGGATCCACCGGAAATGCCAGATGAAAATTATGACTTATGGTTGTGTACAGGACGTGTGCTTGAACACTGGCACTCTGGAACAATGACGATGCGTGTACCAGAGTTGTACCGTGCTGTTCCTGAAGCACTTGTCTATATGAATCCTAAAACTGCCGAGGAAAGAGGACTCAAAGATAATGATTTATGTTGGGTTGAATCTCGTCGTGGCAGAGTAAGAGCACGTGTTGAGACGCGTGGACGTAACAGACCGCCAAAACCTTTGGTATTTGTACCATGGTTTGACGAGCGTGTGTTTATTAATAAAGTAACATTGGATCAAACCTGTCCTATGTCAAAACAGACAGACTTTAAAAAATGTGCTGTAAAAATTTATAAAGCTTAA
- the napG gene encoding ferredoxin-type protein NapG, which yields MKKEALSDRRKFILNMARGVGYAAIGGFLWSAYLDDVKASPLILRPPAAIPEEDFLKTCIKCGLCVEACPFDTLMLAKPGDHRPIGTPFFIPRDIPCYMCEDIPCVPVCPSGALDELSVTVNGHLDINTADMGLAVIDENSCIAFWGIQCDACYRACPILGQAITVEYSKNERTGKHAFLKPVVHADACTGCGMCEHACVTEKPAIFILPREVAMGKAGSHYIKGWDKKDESRLKDAHAIHTTTNVSKRKAVDKLNSGLEGLLDE from the coding sequence ATGAAAAAAGAAGCACTCAGCGACAGAAGAAAGTTTATCTTAAATATGGCCAGAGGTGTTGGTTATGCGGCGATCGGCGGGTTTTTATGGAGCGCGTACCTTGACGATGTAAAGGCGTCACCGCTTATACTGCGTCCGCCTGCGGCTATACCTGAAGAAGATTTTCTCAAAACCTGTATCAAATGCGGGCTTTGTGTTGAAGCATGCCCGTTTGATACATTAATGCTGGCTAAACCCGGTGATCACAGGCCGATAGGAACACCGTTTTTTATACCAAGGGATATACCATGCTATATGTGTGAAGATATTCCCTGCGTTCCTGTTTGTCCGAGCGGTGCACTGGATGAGTTGAGTGTAACTGTAAACGGTCATCTTGATATTAATACAGCAGATATGGGATTAGCGGTTATTGATGAAAACAGCTGTATTGCTTTTTGGGGTATTCAGTGTGATGCATGCTACAGAGCCTGTCCTATTTTGGGTCAAGCGATAACTGTAGAGTATTCTAAAAATGAAAGAACTGGAAAACACGCATTTTTAAAACCTGTGGTGCATGCAGATGCCTGCACGGGCTGTGGAATGTGTGAACATGCCTGTGTAACAGAAAAACCGGCTATCTTCATACTGCCTCGTGAAGTGGCAATGGGAAAAGCCGGGAGTCATTACATCAAAGGCTGGGATAAAAAGGATGAGTCAAGACTAAAAGATGCTCATGCGATTCACACCACAACAAATGTAAGTAAAAGAAAAGCGGTTGACAAGCTTAACAGCGGTTTGGAAGGTTTGTTAGATGAGTAG
- the napH gene encoding quinol dehydrogenase ferredoxin subunit NapH yields MSRLWNNYRYLILRRFVQIGMLVLFFGANAWGWKILEGNLSSSLLFGIIPMSDPYATVQMIAAGAVVATDLLIGVAVVTLFYFFIGGRAFCSWVCPVNMVTDSADYLRRVFDIDRAQKMKQPITRNARYWILGLSLIVSAFMGIAAFEFVSPISMMHRGLVFGMGFGWAAVAMIFLFDLLVLKNGWCGHVCPLGGFYSLLGKFSFIRVHHLEENCTLCMKCKVVCPEKQVLHMIGKESLPVLSGECTNCARCIEVCDDDALRFSIRDFIQNKKMGE; encoded by the coding sequence ATGAGTAGATTATGGAATAACTACAGATATCTTATACTCAGGAGATTTGTGCAAATCGGAATGCTGGTTTTGTTTTTTGGTGCAAATGCCTGGGGATGGAAGATATTGGAAGGGAATCTCAGTTCATCTTTGCTCTTTGGCATTATTCCGATGAGTGATCCGTATGCTACTGTGCAGATGATTGCAGCAGGTGCTGTGGTTGCTACTGATTTACTTATAGGTGTTGCTGTTGTAACACTGTTTTATTTTTTTATAGGCGGCAGAGCATTTTGCTCTTGGGTATGTCCTGTAAACATGGTTACAGACAGTGCTGATTATTTAAGAAGAGTGTTCGATATTGACAGAGCACAAAAAATGAAGCAGCCAATTACAAGAAATGCAAGATATTGGATTTTGGGATTAAGCCTGATAGTTTCTGCTTTTATGGGTATAGCGGCTTTTGAGTTTGTGTCTCCGATTTCAATGATGCACAGAGGCCTCGTCTTTGGCATGGGTTTTGGCTGGGCGGCTGTTGCTATGATCTTTCTTTTTGATTTGCTGGTATTGAAAAACGGTTGGTGTGGTCATGTATGTCCACTCGGTGGATTTTATTCACTGTTAGGAAAGTTTAGTTTTATTAGAGTGCATCATCTGGAAGAAAACTGTACACTCTGTATGAAATGTAAAGTAGTTTGTCCTGAAAAACAGGTGCTTCACATGATAGGCAAAGAATCACTTCCTGTACTCTCAGGAGAGTGTACAAACTGTGCAAGATGTATAGAAGTGTGCGATGATGATGCTTTAAGATTCTCTATAAGAGATTTTATTCAAAATAAAAAAATGGGAGAGTAA
- a CDS encoding nitrate reductase cytochrome c-type subunit: MKILTKITIGFATAALLLVGCNNNAQVKPQEKTQVKPIIDESHLGYRGTTDLLKEDVVPPAVQYHSAAPGTSKKFKRAYQDAPPMIPHDTTGMLPITKGDNQCLMCHMPDAAESMGMEATPIPVSHFTNFRPHTAVKGDKILKNGKVVKNTSSETQENVSIKVDKDEQHLYAGRFNCTQCHAPQATNMLVDQNRFKPVYTDPNGASKSSWDQSKWMQHIDTAK, encoded by the coding sequence ATGAAAATTTTAACAAAGATTACGATCGGTTTTGCAACTGCAGCTTTATTACTCGTTGGATGTAATAACAATGCACAGGTAAAACCTCAGGAAAAAACACAGGTAAAACCTATAATAGATGAAAGTCATTTGGGATATAGAGGAACAACAGACCTCTTAAAAGAAGATGTAGTTCCACCTGCAGTACAGTATCATTCAGCTGCACCTGGAACTTCAAAGAAGTTTAAACGGGCCTATCAGGATGCTCCGCCAATGATTCCGCATGATACAACAGGAATGTTACCGATTACAAAAGGTGATAACCAGTGTTTAATGTGTCATATGCCAGATGCAGCAGAATCAATGGGAATGGAGGCAACACCGATTCCTGTTTCACACTTTACAAACTTTAGACCGCATACAGCCGTAAAAGGCGATAAAATTTTGAAAAACGGCAAAGTGGTTAAGAATACTTCTTCTGAAACACAGGAAAATGTCTCGATAAAAGTGGACAAAGATGAACAGCATCTTTATGCAGGAAGATTTAACTGTACACAGTGTCATGCGCCACAGGCAACAAATATGCTGGTGGATCAAAACAGATTCAAACCTGTTTATACAGATCCAAATGGTGCTTCCAAATCATCTTGGGATCAATCCAAATGGATGCAACATATTGATACTGCAAAGTAA
- a CDS encoding ferredoxin-type protein NapF, translating into MERRELFSFLSSSVKEAAEKNKNETVIIRPPYFNDADAFVTECQNCEAQCATLCQEQIIFIGEDRTPYLDFSKRGCTYCDECATVCPSDVLLVANKRKIFADIVINQDKCLSWQGVMCFSCKDPCFEDAIDFKAMFMPEINGKCTSCGFCISRCPADAIDILKVSE; encoded by the coding sequence ATGGAAAGAAGAGAGCTTTTTAGCTTTCTCTCTTCCTCTGTAAAAGAGGCAGCAGAGAAAAATAAAAATGAAACAGTTATTATACGTCCACCGTATTTTAATGATGCTGATGCTTTTGTTACAGAGTGTCAAAACTGTGAAGCGCAGTGCGCTACTTTGTGTCAAGAGCAGATTATTTTTATAGGAGAGGATAGAACACCTTACTTGGATTTTTCCAAAAGAGGCTGTACATATTGTGATGAGTGTGCAACAGTCTGTCCAAGTGATGTTCTTCTGGTTGCAAACAAAAGGAAAATTTTTGCTGATATTGTGATCAATCAGGATAAATGTTTGAGTTGGCAGGGTGTTATGTGTTTTTCATGTAAAGACCCTTGTTTTGAAGATGCCATAGATTTTAAGGCAATGTTTATGCCTGAAATAAACGGCAAATGCACAAGTTGCGGTTTTTGCATCAGCAGATGCCCGGCGGATGCTATTGATATTTTAAAGGTAAGTGAATGA
- a CDS encoding WD40 repeat domain-containing protein has translation MKYLFFLLMVISGIHAKGLVQPEYIYKVSSGLVTDVLYKKQKLYCATDDGKIEIFNTKSKKNIQTIKLGKIKDFMGDAIDSKIFSLDLFDDSLLILSQDNGGYSRVHIYNSSALHVIISSDDRLNIIKAKFIDKENILIALISNDIISYNIKSKKKNWTTQASMSKFSNFALNNDKTLVAIADESGDVHLISTKDGRHVKTLHGDNVDNIFSIDFKGDIVLTGGQDRRVGVYNLKNGDAYYKMSHFFVYGVGLSPSGKTAAYSSDINNDVELFDTMTRELLGKYKADKMIVNSIYFINEKEFFINSSSPRVGYYKIK, from the coding sequence ATGAAGTATCTTTTTTTTCTACTAATGGTCATTTCAGGCATACATGCAAAGGGTTTAGTACAGCCGGAATATATTTATAAGGTTTCGTCAGGACTTGTAACAGATGTTTTATACAAGAAACAGAAACTCTACTGTGCTACTGATGACGGAAAAATAGAGATTTTTAATACAAAAAGTAAAAAAAACATACAGACAATCAAGTTAGGCAAAATTAAAGATTTTATGGGAGATGCAATAGATTCTAAAATATTTTCACTTGATCTGTTTGATGATTCTTTGTTGATACTTTCTCAAGATAACGGAGGGTACAGCAGAGTTCATATTTACAACTCTTCAGCTTTACATGTAATCATTTCCTCAGATGACAGACTCAACATTATCAAAGCAAAATTTATAGACAAAGAGAATATATTGATTGCATTAATCAGTAATGACATTATCTCTTATAATATCAAATCAAAAAAGAAAAACTGGACAACACAGGCTTCTATGTCCAAATTTTCCAATTTTGCACTCAATAATGACAAAACATTGGTGGCTATTGCGGATGAAAGTGGAGATGTACATCTTATTTCCACCAAAGATGGCAGGCATGTAAAAACACTTCATGGAGACAATGTCGACAATATTTTCAGTATTGACTTTAAAGGTGATATTGTTTTAACAGGAGGGCAGGACAGACGTGTAGGTGTCTATAATCTAAAAAACGGCGATGCCTACTATAAGATGTCACACTTTTTTGTATATGGAGTAGGACTCAGCCCAAGTGGAAAAACAGCTGCATACAGCAGTGATATAAACAATGATGTAGAACTTTTTGATACAATGACAAGAGAGCTTTTGGGAAAATACAAAGCTGATAAAATGATTGTTAACAGTATCTATTTTATCAACGAAAAAGAGTTTTTCATAAACAGCAGTTCGCCTAGAGTAGGGTATTACAAAATCAAATAA
- a CDS encoding PAS domain-containing protein — protein MEFTQSEFLVETEVPQDELIISRTDLSGRITYANETFCEISGYSQDEIIGKPHSIVRHPDMPEAAFEDLWNTIKAGKQWKGIVKNLRKDRGFYWVEALVSGVYKKGELVEYKSLRSPVSYATKLKYQRLYDKMRSEKNERIRKIIYT, from the coding sequence ATGGAGTTTACACAAAGTGAATTTTTAGTTGAGACTGAAGTTCCCCAAGACGAATTGATTATTTCAAGAACAGATTTATCAGGGAGAATTACCTATGCGAATGAAACATTTTGTGAAATAAGCGGATATTCTCAAGATGAAATAATCGGTAAACCTCACAGTATCGTGAGGCATCCTGATATGCCAGAGGCTGCATTTGAAGATTTATGGAATACTATAAAAGCAGGAAAACAATGGAAAGGAATAGTGAAGAACCTCAGAAAAGACAGAGGTTTTTACTGGGTGGAAGCACTTGTTTCCGGTGTCTATAAAAAAGGTGAGCTGGTTGAATACAAATCACTCAGAAGTCCCGTCTCTTATGCAACAAAGTTAAAATATCAAAGATTATATGATAAAATGAGAAGTGAAAAAAACGAAAGAATAAGAAAAATAATTTATACATAA
- a CDS encoding chaperone NapD has protein sequence MNVSSIVVQTVPKFLDEVVQSLKECEVCDYHLHDKKGRIIITIEGEDVSEELGKLKVIEAIPHVIAADMQMAYSEDELDANIKVINESDAVPNLLKDENIEIDRVVYHGDLKKKDSQLQEFAKSLSNPDGVE, from the coding sequence ATGAATGTTTCAAGTATAGTGGTACAGACAGTGCCAAAGTTTTTAGATGAAGTAGTGCAGAGTTTAAAAGAGTGTGAGGTTTGTGATTATCATTTACATGATAAAAAAGGTCGTATAATTATCACTATAGAAGGCGAGGATGTCAGTGAAGAGCTTGGAAAACTCAAAGTGATAGAAGCCATTCCTCATGTGATTGCGGCTGATATGCAGATGGCATATTCAGAAGATGAACTCGATGCAAATATAAAAGTGATTAACGAATCAGATGCTGTGCCAAATCTACTCAAAGATGAAAATATTGAGATTGACAGAGTTGTGTACCATGGAGATTTGAAGAAAAAAGATTCTCAGTTGCAAGAGTTTGCAAAAAGCCTGAGTAATCCT